CGCGCTCGGCCTCCTCGGGGGCGTGGCTGCTGTCCGGCGAGCGGGTGAGCAGCACCTGCACGCCGATGGCGGCCAGGCGGCCCTCCACCCGCAGGGCGAGGTCGCCGGCCACCGTGGCCTCCGACAGCTCGCCGTGGCGCCGGCCGTCGTCGAGTCCGCCGTGGCCCGGGTCGATGACGACGACCTTGTCGGCCACGCCGCTGCACAGCGCCTCGAGCGCGTGCAGCTCGCGCAGCACGGAGGCCGTGCCCCCGCCGCTCATCGTGCGGCCGAGGCGGCCCAGCGCGCGGAAGGTCTCGGGACCGCAGGTGCCGTCAGGGTCCACACCCACGCTGCGCTGGAACTCGCGCAGCGCGGTGTCGGTGCGCACGCCGAACACGCCGTCCACCCGCCCGAGGTCGAACCCGAGCCCGGCCAGGCGCCGCTGCAGCGCGAGCACGTCGTCCCCCGCGACGACGTGCCCGGGGCTGTAGGACAGCACCCGGTCGCCCAGCGACCAGCGGGCCTCCTCGAGGCGGCGGAAGGTCTGGCCCCCGACGACGCCGTCGACGGTGAGACCGCGCTCCTGCTGGAAGCAGCGGACCGCGGCGTCGACGGTGTCGTCGAAGCGCGCGTGCAGGGGGTCGGTGGCGGGGTCGTGCTCGGTGAGCAGGCCGAGCCGTCCGAGCCGGTCGCGGATCTCGGCGACCGCCGTGCCGGTGTCCCCCCGCCGGATGGCGGGCGCGTTCACGCGAGGGTCTACAGGAACTCGGCCAGGTCGGCGAGCAGGGCCGCCTTGGGCTTGGCGCCGACGATCTGCTTCACGAGGCGCCCGCCCTGGTAGACGTTCATCGTCGGCAGGGACAGGATCCGCTCGCTCGCCGCCGTCTGCGGGTTCTCGTCGACGTTGAACTTGGCGACGGTGATCTTCTCGGGGTGCGCGGCGGCGATCTCCTCGAGGATCGGGCTGACCATCTTGCACGGCCCGCACCACTCGGCCCAGAAGTCGACCAGGACCGGCTTCTCGGACAGCAGTACCTCGTCGGTGAAGGTCGCGTCGGTCACGATCTTGGCGGCGCCCATGCGGCGTTCCTTTCCCTCGTGGGGCTCGTGGGGCTGGCGGTGCGGGTGGTGCCGGGCCGGGCCCGGTGCGGGTCGGCCCCACCGTACGACGCCTCGCCGACGATGGTGCCATGCGCCGCCCGGGGGCGGCGGCGTCGGCTCAGGCCAGGGTCTGCAGCGCGTCGTGGGTGAGCTCGGCGGCCTCGAGGTTGGCCAGGAAGCGCTCGGCGTCCAGGGCGGCCGCGCAGCCGGACCCGGCGGCGGTGATGGCCTGGCGGTAGGTGTGGTCGACCAGGTCGCCGCAGGCGAAGACGCCCTCGAGGCTGGTGCGGGTGGAACGGCCCTCGACCAGCACGTAGCCCTCGGCGTCGAGGTCGACCTGGCCGCGCACGAGCTCCGAGCGGGGGTCGTGGCCGATGGCCACGAACAGCCCGGTGGCCTCCTGCGTGCGGGTCTCGCCGGTGACCGTGTCGCGCAGCACCAGGCCGGTCACCTTGTCGGCGCCCTGCACCTCGACGACCTCGGAGTTCCACGCGAAGCGCATCTTGTCGTTGGCGAAGGCGCGCTCCTGCATGATCTTGCTCGCGCGCAGGGTGTCGCGGCGGTGCACCAGGGTCACCGACCGCGCGAAGCGGGTGAGGAACGTGGCCTCCTCGAGCGCGGAGTCGCCACCGCCGACCACCACGATGTCCTGCTCGCGGAAGAAGAAGCCGTCGCACGTGGCGCACCACGAGACCCCGTGGCCGGACAGGCGCTTCTCGCCGTCGACGCCGAGCTCGCGGTAGCCCGAGCCCATCGCGAGGATGACGGTGCGCGCCTGGTAGGTGACGCCGTCGGCGGTGACGGACTTGACCGGGCCGGTGAGGTCGACGTCGGTGACGTCCTGGGTGACGAGCTCCGCGCCGAAGCGCTCGGCCTGGGCCCGCATGGTCTGCATGAGCTCCGGGCCGACGATCCCCTCGGCGAAGCCGGGGAAGTTCTCGACCTCGGTGGTGTTCATGAGCGCGCCGCCCCAGGAGATCTCGCCCTCGAAGACGAGCGGGGCGAGCTGCGCACGCGCGGCGTAGATGGCGGCCGTGTAGCCCGCGGGGCCGGAGCCGATGATGATCACGTTGCGGACGTCGCTCACGGGGGGCCTCTCGACGGGCGGGACTCGGGCGTCCCGGTGGTGCGGGTGGTCGTGCAGTACGCCGGCTGCGGGCGCATCTGCGTGAACGATCCTAGGCCGCAGCGCATTCCGATCCGAGCCGAGCGGGCGGCCCGCGCGGGTGGCCCGCCGGCCGTGGCGGGTCAGCCCGCCGGGATCGTCGTGTACTCGTAGACCAGGGGCGTCGTGGCGTCGCACCCGGGGTGCAGCACGAACACGTCGAGCACCGTGGCGTCCTCCGGGTCCGGGACGACCACGACGTCGGCCGGCTTGCCCTCGAACGTGCCGTGGTCGACCACCACGGCGGTGGCGCCGGGCAGGCCGAGGCCGACCAGGCAGGCCGGCAGGGTGCCGGCCGTCAGCGGCGCGGCCGAGCCCGACGCGGGGGCGGAGGAGTCGGCGCCGAAGGCGGCCTTGGACGACGACGTCGCGGACTCCGGCGCCACGGCGGGCGCGGAGGCGTCCGACGGCGCCGCGGCCGGGCTCTGCGCGCCCGCCGCCGCAGGGCTGGCCGCGGTGCGGGCGCCGGCCACCAGCGAGGTCACCTGGCTGCGCAGGGTGGCCGGGGCGTAGGCGGTGTCGCTGGAGCTCATGACGGTGGGCGGCTGCCCCCCGGCCACGGTGGTGACGGCGCCGGAGTCGGCGGAGCCGTGGGTGAGCCCGGGCCGGGCGATCAGCGCGAACCCGCCGGCGAACAGCAGGATCGCGGCGGCCGCCCCGCTCGACCAGCCGAGCACCCCGAGGTTGCGCCGCCGGCGCGCCGCGGCGTCGAGCGGCAGCACCGTGGCGGTGTCCTCCTGCTGCGCGCCGCCGTCGCCGGTGCCGCCCCGTCCGGCCGGGTCGTCGGCCCCGTCGGTGCTCGCGGTGGCGGTGCCCGGGCCACCTGCGGCGTCGGCGTGGCGGCGCTCCTGGTCGAGCACCGCGTCGAGGCGGCGCACGACGTCGTCCGGCGCGGGCAGGTCGTCCGGGCCGAGCATCCCGAGCAGGGACCGCACGTGGGCGTCCTGATCCGGGGTCGCCTCCGGGCCGGGGGTGCTCGCGTCGTCGGCGGGGCGGGCCTCGTCGGTCATGCGGGCTCACCTCCCGGTGGCGGGTCGAGGGTCGCGGCCGGGTCGGGCGCCGGCCGGGGCTGCGGTGATGGGACGCCGCCCGGGTCGTCGGGGTTCCGCAGGCCCGCGAGGGCGACGGCGAGCCGCGCGCGACCGCGCGAGCACCGGCTCTTCACCGTGCCCTCCGGGACGCCGAGCAGCGCGGCCGCCTCGCTCACCGGCAGGCCCTCGACGTCGACGAGCACGATCGCCGCGCGCTGGTCGTCGGGCAGGGCGCGCAGCGCGCGGTCGATCTCCATCCGCAGCTCGAGGCGGTCGAGGTCGTCGCGCGGGTCGGCGATGCCGTGCGCGCCGGTGTCGCCGTCCTCGGCGGGCAGCGGCACGGTGGGCCGGGCCCGGCGCCGGCGCATGCGGTCCAGGCAGGCGTTGACCACCACGCGGTGCAGCCAGGTGGTGACCGCCGCCTCGCCGCGGAACGACCCGGCGTTGCGGAAGGCGGAGACCAGGGCGTCCTGGAGCGCGTCGGCCGCGTCCTCCGGGTCGCCCGTGGTGCGCAGCGCCACGGCCCACAGCCGGTCGCGGTGACGCCGGACCAGCTCGGGGAACGCCTCGGCGTCGCCGGCCACGTGGGCGGCGAGGAGGGCGGCGTCGTCCGGGCCGGGGCCCGGCGACCCCGGGGCAGCGACGTCCTCGGTCATGGCGCGGTCAGCCTACGGCGCGCCGGGCCGCCGGTACGCGAGCCACGACCGGGCGCGCGGGGGCCGGCGCGGCGGACGGCGGCGCGGCGCGCGTGGGGTGCGGGGAGGGCCCGGGCTCAGCCGAGCACCTGGACGTCGGCGATGCCGCCCTGGAAGCCCACCGCGGCCGCGGGCAGGCGGGTGAGGAAGACGACCAGGTAGCGCGTGGTGACCGGCGTCGGGACCCGGATCGTGAGCTGGTTGCCGGCGCCCTTGCTCGTGGCCATCTTCGTGAACGTCGTGATCGGCTTGGCCGGGTCGCTGGTGGCGTAGAGGACGAGGTCCGTGCCGTTGCCCACGAGGCGCAGCTTGATGCCCGACACCGGGCGGGCGATCCCGAGGTCGAGGCTGATGCCCACGCCGCGCTTGGAGCCCATCGTGGGGCTCGAGTAGTGGATGGTCGTCCAGGCGGTGGCCGGGTCCTTGTCGATCGCGTACTTCAGCTGGCCGGGGTTCTCCGACTTGTTGCCGTACGGGTCGTAGTCGTTGGCCTTGATCACCGGCAGCACCTGGTCGCCGGTGACCACCGGCGGCGCGGAGGTGGGCGAGGCGGAGGTCGGCGCGGTAGCCGTGGGCGCGTCCGTGCGCGGGGTGGTGAGGGGGTCGCCGCCGTAGCCGAGCACCATCGTGGCGCCGAGCAGCGCGAGGCCCACCGCGCTGAGCATCGCCAGCACGACGCCGACCACCCGCACCACGGTGCGCCCCCGTCCGCGCACCGCCGGCGCGGTGACCGGGATCGCGAGGGCCGAGGACAGGTCCGCGGTGCACTCCTCGGCGCTGGTGTAGTGCGCGAGGCCCTTGGGCGGGGTCGCCGTCTGCAGCGCGCGGGCGGCGATGAGGTCGAGGTCGGCCGGCACGTCGGCCACCACGAGCCCGGGGGACGGCGTGCGCCCGCCCGGCAGCGGCGGCACGCCGGGCAAGGGGTCGGACCCGGCGCGCGCTGGCCAGCGCCCGGTGAGGCCGGCGAAGAGCACCGCGCCGACGGCGTGGACGTCGGCGAGGCGCGGCTCGAGGTCCGGCTCGACGCCGTAGAGCGCCTGGTCGACGCCGAGCCCGCGCACCCGGACCTCCCCGGCGTCGGTGATGATCACCGAGCGCGGCCGCACCCGGCCGTGGGTGACCCCCGCCGCGTGCGCGGCGCCGAGGTAGCGCGAGACCTCGAGGGCGAGGGCCGCGGCGTCGACGGGCGGCAGCGGGTCGCCGCCGCGGGCGGCGAGGGTCTCGCCCAGCGTGGTGCCGGTGATCCACTCGGTGACGACGACGAGGCACCCGCACCCCGGGTCCTCCACGATGTCGAGCACGGGCACGGCCCGGCGGTCGCTCACCGTCGAGGCGGCGATCGCGGCGTCGCGCAGCCGCGCGCAGGTGGGGCTCTCCAGCGGGGTGAGGCGCACGCTGACCGGGCGGTGCAGCCGCTCGTCGGTGGCCCGCCACAGCGTGGAGCCGTCGGCGTCGGCCACGCGGTCGACGAGCCGGTAGCGGCCGAGCACGAGGTCGTCGGGCGCCGGGACGGGGCGCGGGCCGGCCTGCCTCGTGTCGGACATGGTCACCAGGGTAGGTCCGGGTGGTCCGCCGCCCGGTGACCCCCGCCCCGACGCGGCGTCAGATCGGGCGAACCGCGCCGATGAGGCCGTTGAGGTACACCGAGGCCACCTCGACGTGCCCGCCGGTGTGCGGGGCCTGGATCATCAGCCCGTGGCCGATGTAGAGGGCCACGTGGTGGATCGACCCGGGGTTGGACAGGTCGTAGGCCCAGAAGAGCAGGTCGCCCGGCTGCAGCTGCGCCAGCGGGACGTGGACGCCGATCTTCCACTGCTCGCGCGAGGTGCGCGGCAGGTCGCGCCCGGCGGCGCTGAACACCCGCACCATGAGGCTCGAGCAGTCGAACCCGACCGTGCTCGTGGCCGCGCAGGTGCCGTCGGCGAGGCGGCCGTCGTCGGGTGCCAGCGAGGAGCACCAGCCGGTGGACGGGCCGGAGCGCCCGCCGCCGCCCGCGGAGTACGGCGTCCCCAGCCAGCGCCGGGCGTCGGTGATCGCCCCGACCGCCCACGGCGTCGCGGGGTTCGCGCTCGCCTCGGCGATCGCGCGGTCGACGGCGCTGTACGCGTCGGCCGGGACGGTCACCGTCGACCACGGCAGCGTCCCGCGGTAGGCGGCGGCCGCCGCGGCCGCGGCCCGGGCCTCGGCGGCCGCCCGCTCCTGGTCGACCAGCCGGCGCACGGTGGCGTCGGCGTCGGCGAGCGCCGCCACCGCCTGGGCGTGCAGGTCGGCCGCGCGCCGGGCGATGGCCAGCGCCTTGTCCTCGAGCGCCCGGCGGCGGGCGGTGAGCAGGGCGAGGTCCGCGCGGGTCGCGGTCGCCTGGGCCACGGCGTCCTGCGCGACGGAGGTGGCGACGATGTCGCCCTGCACCACCGAGCGGACCGCGTTGATGCGGTCCAGCACGTCGGAGATGTCCTGGCCGTCGAGGATGCTCGCGTAGATCGCGCTCGGGCCGCCGGTCATGTACATCTGGCGGGCCGCGGCGTCGGTGCGCGCGGCCGCGGCGGCCGCGTCCTGGCGGGTCGCGTCCACCTGCCCCTCGGCCAGGATGAGCCGGGTCACCAGGTCGCCGAGCTCGGTGTTGACGGCGCCGTAGTCCTCGGCCGCGGCCTCGGACTCGGCCTCGAGCCGGTCCACCTTGGCGCGCAGCACGTCGGCGGCCGCCCGGGCCTTGGCCAGGTCGGTGTCGGCGCTGGCCCGGCCGCTGCCGCCGAGGTTGCCGCCGGCCACGAGGGCGAGGGCCACCAGCGCGGTGACGACCAGCCGCCGGCGCCCGGGGCGGGCGGGCGCGGTGCTCACAGGGGGTCGCTCGCGGTCGAGTCGGCCTGCGCGACGACGTAGTTCTTGAGCCCCGGGACGTAGGAGGTCACCAGGGTGTGCGCGTCGCGCCGCAGCTCGACGAACCAGGCGTTGCGGCGCCCGTCGGGCGTCGTGGTCGGCCCCTGCCGCACGACGACGTCCCCGTGCTCCTGGGCGAAGGCGCTCACGGCGGCGTAGGCCGCGGACTGCCGCCCGGTGGCGTGCAGCGCGTCGCTGCCGGCGCGAGCGGCCGTGGCGGCGTCGTCGCGGACCCGGTACTGCCCCACGAGCACCGAGAACGAGTCGTAGCCCACCACGCCGAGGATCCCCAGCACGAGCACGAGCTTGACCAGGCTCGTCACCAGGACCACGCCCGCGTCGGAGCGCAGGCGGCGCGGGTGCGCCGTCACACGGGTGCTCGACCGGACAGTTGCCACGCAGGAGACGTCGGCGCGCCGAGAGCCGCGCTTGAGCCGCGCGGGGCCTGCGACAGCCCCGGAGTCGCCCGGGCGGAGCAGCGCGGGCGCCGCCGGTCGCGCGACCTCAGCGCCCGCGGCCCAGCCGGCGGCGCAGCAGGGCGAGGGCCTCGGTGACCTCGCCGATGCGCAGCAGGGTGGCCGCGCCGAGGTAGGTCATGAGGCCCAGGGAGCCCACGACGGCGATGTCGGCCAGCGCGTGCAGCCGCCCGGTGCCGGTGAGCGCGCCGCCGACCAGCCGCTGGACGGCGACCATCACGACCAGCATGGCGGCCCCGGCGAGCGCCATGCGGGCCAGCGCCCCGACCGTGCGCCGGGTCTGGAGCCCGCCGAGCCGGCGGGAGAGCACCCGCCAGGCGAGCACGAGCGTGAGCCAGTACGACAGCGAGTAGCCCAGGGCCAGGGCCAGCAGCCCGAACGAGGCGTCGGACACGCTCGTGGCCCACCGGAACAGCGGGTAGGCGAACGCCAGGTAGAGCACGTTGAGCACCACGGTGACCCAGAACGCGGTGAGGGTCAGCTCGAGGGCGTACCAGCCCCGCAGCACGATGTAGTACAGCGTGAAGGGCAGCAGGCCGAGGGCGAGCACGGAGGCGACGCTGCCGGTGAGCTCGGCCTCCGCCGCGCTGGTGGCGCCGTAGCCGAGGAGCAGCAGGCCGGCCTGGGTGCCGAGCACCACCAGGCCCACGGCCGAGGGGACGATGAGCGCGGACACCGACCGCATGCCGCCGGCGATGTCGGCCGCGAGCCCGGTGTAGTCGTGGGCGTGCGCCGCCCGGCTCATGCGCGGCAGCAGCGCCGCGACCACCGACACGGTGATCACCGAGTGCGGCAGCACGAAGATCAGGTGGGCGTTGGTGTACGACGTGAGGCCGCCGGCGGTGGTGCCGTTCTGCTGGGCCACGATGTTGGCGGTGGTGGCCAGCCGCACGATCACGACGTAGGCGAGCTGGTTCACCAGCACCAGCGCGATGGTCCAGAAGGCCAGGCCGCCGGCGGTCGACAGGCCCGCGCCGCGCCAGTCGAAGCGCGGCCGCCACACGTAGCGCGCCCGCACCAGCACCGGCACCAGCACGAGCGCCTGCACCGCGACGCCGAGGGTGGTGCCGATGCCGAGCAGCGCCACCTGCCCGGGCGGGATCGTGGTGGCGCCCAGGCGCGCCGGCCCGGCCACGACGATGAACAGCAGGAACGTCGCGATGGCCACGACGTTGTTGGCCAGCGGCGCGAACATGGGGGCGCCGAAGCGGCCGCGCGCGTTGAGCACCTGCGAGAACATCGTGTAGACGCCGTAGAAGAAGATCTGCGGCAGGCAGAACCGGGCGAACGCCGTCGCGAGGTCGACGTCGCTGGCCGACGCCGACGAGCTGGCGTAGATGCCGACGATCCACGGGGCGATCACGACCGCCACCACCGACACCACGAGCAGCGCGGTGCCCACGAGGGTGATGAGCCGG
This genomic interval from Frankiales bacterium contains the following:
- a CDS encoding N-acetylmuramoyl-L-alanine amidase, translating into MNAPAIRRGDTGTAVAEIRDRLGRLGLLTEHDPATDPLHARFDDTVDAAVRCFQQERGLTVDGVVGGQTFRRLEEARWSLGDRVLSYSPGHVVAGDDVLALQRRLAGLGFDLGRVDGVFGVRTDTALREFQRSVGVDPDGTCGPETFRALGRLGRTMSGGGTASVLRELHALEALCSGVADKVVVIDPGHGGLDDGRRHGELSEATVAGDLALRVEGRLAAIGVQVLLTRSPDSSHAPEEAERAAFANDTAADLVLSLHADSVESPVPGGCATFYFGDPVSGAGSTLGHRVADMVQEEICARTDLTDCRTHAKTWDLLRMTRMPAVRIECGYLSNPRDAARLSDPGFRDAVAEGISAAVVRFFAPVPAEA
- the trxA gene encoding thioredoxin, whose amino-acid sequence is MGAAKIVTDATFTDEVLLSEKPVLVDFWAEWCGPCKMVSPILEEIAAAHPEKITVAKFNVDENPQTAASERILSLPTMNVYQGGRLVKQIVGAKPKAALLADLAEFL
- the trxB gene encoding thioredoxin-disulfide reductase, which codes for MSDVRNVIIIGSGPAGYTAAIYAARAQLAPLVFEGEISWGGALMNTTEVENFPGFAEGIVGPELMQTMRAQAERFGAELVTQDVTDVDLTGPVKSVTADGVTYQARTVILAMGSGYRELGVDGEKRLSGHGVSWCATCDGFFFREQDIVVVGGGDSALEEATFLTRFARSVTLVHRRDTLRASKIMQERAFANDKMRFAWNSEVVEVQGADKVTGLVLRDTVTGETRTQEATGLFVAIGHDPRSELVRGQVDLDAEGYVLVEGRSTRTSLEGVFACGDLVDHTYRQAITAAGSGCAAALDAERFLANLEAAELTHDALQTLA
- the sigM gene encoding RNA polymerase sigma factor SigM; this encodes MTEDVAAPGSPGPGPDDAALLAAHVAGDAEAFPELVRRHRDRLWAVALRTTGDPEDAADALQDALVSAFRNAGSFRGEAAVTTWLHRVVVNACLDRMRRRRARPTVPLPAEDGDTGAHGIADPRDDLDRLELRMEIDRALRALPDDQRAAIVLVDVEGLPVSEAAALLGVPEGTVKSRCSRGRARLAVALAGLRNPDDPGGVPSPQPRPAPDPAATLDPPPGGEPA
- the murJ gene encoding murein biosynthesis integral membrane protein MurJ — translated: MPDADGGVPAAGAAPRDPGGDARGELAESLGEELAGDVASDGGADATSESVPAGSSSSVLRSSAVMGVGTVASRLGGVLRGVALASALGAGIVSDAFSLGNTLPNVVYILVIGGALNAVFIPELVRHMKDDGDDGQAYADRLITLVGTALLVVSVVAVVIAPWIVGIYASSSASASDVDLATAFARFCLPQIFFYGVYTMFSQVLNARGRFGAPMFAPLANNVVAIATFLLFIVVAGPARLGATTIPPGQVALLGIGTTLGVAVQALVLVPVLVRARYVWRPRFDWRGAGLSTAGGLAFWTIALVLVNQLAYVVIVRLATTANIVAQQNGTTAGGLTSYTNAHLIFVLPHSVITVSVVAALLPRMSRAAHAHDYTGLAADIAGGMRSVSALIVPSAVGLVVLGTQAGLLLLGYGATSAAEAELTGSVASVLALGLLPFTLYYIVLRGWYALELTLTAFWVTVVLNVLYLAFAYPLFRWATSVSDASFGLLALALGYSLSYWLTLVLAWRVLSRRLGGLQTRRTVGALARMALAGAAMLVVMVAVQRLVGGALTGTGRLHALADIAVVGSLGLMTYLGAATLLRIGEVTEALALLRRRLGRGR